Proteins from a genomic interval of Chroococcidiopsis thermalis PCC 7203:
- a CDS encoding acyl-CoA thioesterase translates to MTFTYTRTIRFQDTDAAGVVYFASVLSICHEAYEESLAASGINIQAFFSKSSVAIPIVHASADFFRPMFCGDKILVELTPKYMGDDYFEVTYKMVDAGDREVAKVLTEHVCIDPESRTRQQLPSEIVQWFQQWVD, encoded by the coding sequence ATGACATTTACATATACTCGTACTATTCGCTTTCAGGATACTGATGCAGCTGGGGTTGTCTACTTTGCCAGCGTTCTATCTATATGCCATGAAGCTTACGAAGAGTCTTTAGCAGCATCAGGAATTAACATCCAAGCGTTTTTCAGTAAATCTTCGGTTGCTATTCCCATCGTTCATGCTAGTGCAGATTTTTTCCGTCCGATGTTTTGTGGCGATAAAATCTTAGTCGAACTCACGCCAAAATATATGGGCGATGATTATTTTGAGGTAACGTATAAAATGGTTGACGCAGGCGATCGCGAAGTTGCCAAAGTCTTGACAGAACACGTTTGTATCGATCCTGAAAGCAGAACCAGACAACAATTACCTAGCGAGATCGTCCAGTGGTTTCAACAGTGGGTAGATTAG
- a CDS encoding ABC transporter permease encodes MKYWRETLAVAQRILIELLRRRRSLIFWSIFPVSVLLLNGFILAERAKLSIDQAFNIAAPLTLVGAALFFSCLGGTVATIVSEREQQTLKRLFISPLSGTSYFLGIFLAHSCIGIGQAVLIYTISSLFFNASFNGSLILGCLIILLSIAAYVGLGFILGTQLARRTEDVNALIAAFGVPLLMLGGAFIPAFLFPKHLQQIAKFNPIYHMNTAFLKVSANGSEMAEISENFWFLVGFTGLMVLGGWLSYRRMLVVERRL; translated from the coding sequence ATGAAATATTGGCGAGAAACGCTGGCTGTCGCACAACGAATCTTAATTGAACTACTGCGTCGCCGTCGCAGCTTAATTTTTTGGAGTATTTTTCCCGTTTCTGTATTGTTACTTAACGGATTTATTTTGGCAGAACGAGCCAAGCTGTCAATAGACCAAGCTTTTAATATTGCTGCACCCTTAACGTTAGTAGGAGCAGCGTTGTTTTTCAGTTGTTTGGGTGGTACGGTTGCTACTATCGTTTCCGAACGAGAACAACAAACTCTCAAGCGTCTATTCATTTCTCCTCTAAGTGGCACTTCCTACTTTTTAGGAATTTTTCTCGCTCACAGTTGTATTGGCATAGGACAAGCTGTACTAATTTATACGATTTCTTCATTATTTTTTAATGCTAGTTTCAATGGCTCCTTGATTTTGGGCTGCTTAATTATTTTACTGAGTATAGCTGCATACGTAGGTTTAGGTTTTATTTTAGGCACGCAATTAGCCCGTCGTACGGAAGATGTAAATGCTTTAATCGCGGCTTTTGGCGTGCCGTTGTTGATGTTAGGCGGTGCTTTTATCCCTGCTTTTTTGTTTCCGAAACATTTACAACAAATTGCCAAGTTCAACCCGATTTATCACATGAATACAGCTTTTTTAAAAGTTTCTGCTAACGGAAGTGAGATGGCTGAAATTAGCGAGAATTTCTGGTTTTTAGTTGGCTTCACGGGATTGATGGTACTGGGAGGATGGTTATCTTATCGGCGAATGTTGGTGGTAGAGAGAAGATTGTGA
- a CDS encoding FAD-dependent oxidoreductase produces MNPLSNDVLSQPISRRTLFKLCGIGAVGGVVGYTRFSKPQPTVHQPDRLDLPRSLTQSKSVVVVGGGLAGLACAYELSQRGFAVTLLERSPQLGGKIASWQVEAAGETFMMEHGFHGFFPQYYNLKSIVAELEIQDNFRSLNSYAVLYRGEKYQPEVFRPSHSAFPWNIVDLAIASPNRLKWGINLTKWEHWQVFRAITGFQTQKTFQRLDHLSVAEWVERSFPHGLYDLYFLPFAKSSLNAPDLMSVGELMQFFHFYFFGNPEGLAFNGTRYDMGTSLVQPIASAIARNGGKIVTGANVTAIQTQNGKISSLSYSQGEGEDAPFWVTGVGDKGDKGDKGDKGEISYYGAADRMYAVSPENKAAISLTCTHQGCTVQLAEDGKFHCPCHGAVYDRQGKVLKGPAQRDLPRFQVVKQQEDRLQLVGSRESLNNQLPTTNYQLPITNYQLPIQADYYIFATDVPGVQQLFTLVAGEVSQQVRSQVEKLSIADPFAVCRFWFDRDFDWQHSNFTSLSGYQLTDSITLYHRIQEPYIDWANKTGGSVVELHAYCYKEKEFPNQQALLTTFEQELYEIVPQLQQAKMLHRELVNQKNFSGYPPNSYSDRPETSTEIPNLIFAGDWVKMPFPCGLMERAVSSGLLAANEILHREGLQRRSLFSVNPEGMLKI; encoded by the coding sequence TTGAATCCATTATCAAACGACGTGCTTTCACAGCCAATTTCTCGACGCACTTTATTTAAGCTATGTGGGATTGGTGCTGTCGGGGGAGTTGTGGGATACACTCGGTTTTCAAAACCACAGCCTACGGTACACCAACCAGATAGATTAGATCTACCGCGATCGCTAACTCAATCGAAAAGCGTAGTTGTTGTCGGTGGAGGATTAGCTGGATTAGCTTGCGCCTACGAACTGAGTCAGCGCGGATTTGCCGTGACGCTATTAGAGCGATCGCCACAACTGGGTGGTAAGATTGCCAGCTGGCAGGTCGAAGCAGCAGGGGAAACTTTTATGATGGAACACGGCTTCCACGGTTTCTTTCCTCAATACTACAACCTCAAAAGTATCGTGGCAGAACTGGAAATTCAGGACAATTTTCGGTCTTTAAATTCCTACGCCGTCCTTTATCGGGGTGAGAAGTACCAGCCAGAAGTCTTCCGTCCCAGTCACTCAGCTTTTCCGTGGAATATCGTTGATTTAGCGATCGCCTCTCCTAATCGGCTCAAATGGGGTATTAACCTGACAAAATGGGAACACTGGCAGGTGTTTCGGGCAATTACCGGATTTCAAACCCAAAAAACCTTTCAACGCCTAGATCATCTTTCCGTAGCCGAGTGGGTAGAACGGAGTTTTCCGCACGGATTATACGATTTATACTTTTTACCCTTCGCCAAATCAAGCTTGAATGCCCCAGATTTGATGAGTGTGGGAGAATTAATGCAATTTTTCCACTTTTACTTTTTTGGCAATCCCGAAGGACTGGCTTTTAACGGTACGCGCTACGACATGGGTACGAGTTTAGTCCAACCAATTGCGAGTGCGATCGCGCGAAATGGTGGCAAGATTGTCACGGGTGCTAACGTCACCGCAATTCAAACTCAAAATGGCAAGATTTCATCCCTCAGCTATTCTCAAGGAGAAGGGGAGGATGCGCCGTTTTGGGTAACGGGAGTTGGAGACAAGGGGGACAAGGGGGACAAGGGGGACAAGGGAGAAATTTCATATTACGGTGCAGCCGATCGCATGTATGCTGTTTCTCCTGAAAATAAAGCAGCAATCTCTCTTACCTGTACCCATCAAGGCTGTACGGTACAACTCGCAGAAGACGGCAAATTTCACTGTCCCTGTCATGGTGCAGTATACGATCGCCAAGGGAAAGTATTGAAAGGACCAGCACAAAGAGATTTACCCCGCTTTCAAGTTGTCAAACAGCAAGAAGATCGATTGCAACTAGTCGGGAGTCGGGAGTCATTGAACAACCAACTACCAACTACCAACTACCAATTACCAATTACCAACTACCAATTACCAATTCAAGCCGATTACTACATCTTCGCCACCGACGTACCAGGAGTACAACAATTATTTACCTTAGTCGCGGGAGAAGTTAGCCAGCAAGTGCGATCGCAAGTCGAAAAGTTGTCTATAGCCGATCCTTTCGCTGTCTGTCGCTTCTGGTTCGATCGCGATTTTGATTGGCAACACAGCAATTTTACCTCTTTATCTGGCTATCAACTCACCGACAGCATTACGCTTTATCACCGCATTCAGGAACCATATATTGATTGGGCAAATAAAACGGGTGGTAGCGTCGTGGAGTTACACGCCTATTGTTACAAAGAAAAAGAGTTTCCCAATCAGCAAGCTTTATTGACAACATTCGAGCAAGAATTATATGAAATTGTACCGCAGTTACAGCAAGCAAAAATGTTGCATCGGGAATTAGTCAATCAAAAGAATTTCTCTGGTTATCCACCAAATAGCTATAGCGATCGACCGGAGACAAGTACGGAGATTCCTAATTTAATATTTGCAGGTGATTGGGTCAAAATGCCATTTCCTTGCGGATTAATGGAAAGGGCTGTAAGTAGTGGATTGCTAGCAGCAAATGAGATTTTACACCGCGAAGGATTGCAAAGGCGATCGCTTTTCTCCGTTAATCCAGAGGGAATGTTGAAGATTTAA
- a CDS encoding aromatic ring-hydroxylating oxygenase subunit alpha yields MQNPSLTSQQRDIRQTGINPNHWYAVARSREVTTNPIAVTLWHQAIAIYRGNDGKVYALEDRCPHRQVKLSHGRVVDNNLECAYHGWRIAGNGECVDVPYLATNQKLPNCKIRHYPIREQDGFVWLFPGDRNLATQLQPLGLPEWDHLNYIATVSIIECAAHYSYLIENLMDMYHGHLHQSWQAWADPILQDIYEDEGRVDAHYQAQSYYKIDKIWSISQLFFPALRRLHSEPLDVSYIYPNWTSTLGNDFKIYCLFCPINELKTRAYLIHFTSLNAFWRLHKLPVAFRKFVKNSLFGSAQKLLDGLVLQDVQMIEEEQQAYLAHPEQKNHELNRALASVQKLIKIQANPS; encoded by the coding sequence ATGCAAAACCCCTCGCTAACCTCACAACAGCGTGATATTCGGCAAACTGGAATTAATCCGAATCATTGGTATGCAGTCGCCCGTAGTCGTGAAGTTACAACTAACCCTATAGCCGTCACTCTTTGGCATCAAGCGATCGCAATTTATCGTGGCAACGATGGGAAAGTATATGCATTAGAAGATCGATGTCCGCACCGTCAAGTTAAACTCAGTCACGGACGAGTTGTTGATAACAATTTAGAATGCGCTTATCACGGCTGGCGCATTGCTGGAAATGGTGAATGCGTTGACGTTCCTTATTTAGCAACAAATCAAAAACTACCGAATTGCAAAATTCGCCATTATCCAATTCGAGAACAAGATGGTTTTGTTTGGTTATTTCCTGGCGATCGCAATCTAGCTACGCAACTTCAACCTCTAGGCTTACCAGAGTGGGATCATCTCAACTATATTGCCACTGTTTCAATTATTGAATGTGCCGCTCATTATTCTTACTTAATTGAGAATTTGATGGATATGTATCACGGACATTTACATCAAAGCTGGCAAGCTTGGGCAGATCCAATATTGCAAGATATCTATGAAGATGAAGGACGAGTTGACGCGCATTATCAAGCACAAAGCTATTATAAAATTGATAAAATTTGGTCGATCTCGCAATTATTTTTTCCTGCCTTACGTCGCCTTCATTCCGAACCATTAGACGTGAGCTATATTTACCCCAATTGGACATCAACATTAGGCAATGATTTTAAAATTTATTGTTTATTTTGTCCAATTAACGAATTAAAAACCCGCGCTTATTTAATTCATTTTACTTCTCTCAATGCCTTCTGGCGCTTGCATAAATTACCCGTAGCTTTTAGGAAGTTCGTTAAAAACAGTTTATTCGGCTCGGCGCAAAAATTATTAGATGGATTAGTACTACAAGATGTACAGATGATTGAAGAAGAACAGCAAGCCTATCTCGCCCATCCAGAACAAAAAAATCACGAACTAAACCGTGCTTTAGCGAGCGTTCAAAAATTAATTAAAATTCAAGCAAATCCCTCATAG
- a CDS encoding cysteine synthase A — protein MDIKNGFVGTVGNTPLIRLNRFSEETGCEILGKAEFLNPGGSVKDRAALYIIKDAEEKGILKPGGTVVEGTAGNTGIGLAHICNAKGYKSLIVIPDTQSQEKMDALRLLGAEVRPVPAVPYKDPNNYVRLSGRIAEEMENAIWANQFDNLANRRAHYETTGKEIWEQTDGKVDVWVTSTGTGGTLAGVAMYLKEKNPAIKTVLADPMGSALYSYIKTGETTSEGNSITEGIGNSRVTANMEGAPIDDAIRVTDDVAVKIVYRLLQEEGLFLGGSTGINVGAAIALAKQLGPGHTIVTILCDSGTRYQSRLFNRTWLAEKGLSPA, from the coding sequence ATGGATATCAAAAACGGGTTTGTCGGTACTGTAGGCAATACACCCCTGATCCGGCTCAACCGCTTCAGTGAAGAGACTGGATGCGAAATTCTTGGTAAGGCAGAATTTCTCAATCCTGGGGGTTCGGTAAAAGACCGCGCCGCACTTTATATTATTAAGGATGCGGAAGAAAAAGGCATTCTCAAGCCTGGGGGTACGGTCGTGGAAGGGACAGCGGGAAATACTGGCATCGGACTTGCCCATATTTGTAATGCTAAGGGCTACAAAAGCTTAATTGTGATTCCCGATACCCAGTCGCAAGAAAAAATGGATGCGTTGAGGCTGTTGGGGGCTGAGGTGCGTCCTGTTCCTGCCGTACCATACAAAGACCCGAATAATTATGTCAGACTCTCCGGTAGAATTGCCGAGGAGATGGAAAATGCAATTTGGGCAAACCAGTTTGATAATTTAGCCAATAGAAGGGCGCATTACGAAACTACAGGTAAAGAAATCTGGGAACAAACAGACGGCAAAGTTGATGTGTGGGTAACGTCTACAGGTACGGGAGGTACGCTAGCAGGGGTAGCAATGTATCTGAAGGAAAAAAATCCTGCCATCAAGACAGTCTTAGCCGATCCGATGGGTAGTGCGCTTTACAGTTATATCAAAACAGGTGAAACCACAAGTGAAGGCAACTCCATTACAGAAGGTATCGGCAACAGTCGCGTAACTGCGAATATGGAAGGCGCACCGATTGACGATGCAATTCGCGTAACTGACGATGTAGCAGTAAAAATTGTCTACCGTCTGCTGCAAGAAGAGGGATTATTTCTCGGCGGTTCTACAGGAATTAATGTTGGTGCGGCGATCGCACTAGCCAAGCAATTAGGTCCAGGTCATACAATTGTGACAATTCTGTGCGATAGCGGTACGCGCTATCAATCGCGGTTATTTAATCGCACCTGGTTAGCGGAAAAGGGGCTGTCGCCAGCTTAA
- a CDS encoding HEAT repeat domain-containing protein → MYDEDDLSILDEAVQLDSPLDHLGALTADSETAKPNPDEMLALLENPQTQQRMLAARAFCEIEDERATPHLIRLLTDACPLVRVSAAYAIGRNPSPEAVEALIQQLNRDWNGYVRKGVVWALGNCRDRRSLKPLAEALRTDISAVRLWAASALAQMAEIGYEAVVGAMPPLIEALVQDPVAAVRSNCAWSVGQLCRELPSNVVYATAVDALIQAFAEDEDLGVKEDARAAILGVGDPRGLQLIETLEQEGWF, encoded by the coding sequence ATGTATGACGAAGACGACCTTAGCATATTAGATGAAGCCGTACAGCTAGATAGTCCCCTAGATCATCTAGGTGCTTTAACTGCTGATTCTGAGACTGCAAAACCTAACCCAGATGAAATGCTTGCCCTGCTAGAAAATCCTCAAACTCAGCAGAGGATGCTAGCAGCGCGAGCTTTCTGTGAAATTGAAGATGAGCGGGCAACGCCCCATTTAATTCGCTTACTCACAGATGCTTGTCCTTTAGTCAGAGTCAGCGCTGCCTATGCGATCGGACGCAACCCCAGCCCAGAAGCGGTAGAGGCACTGATTCAACAATTAAATCGAGACTGGAACGGTTACGTGCGTAAGGGAGTTGTCTGGGCATTAGGCAACTGCCGCGATCGCCGTTCCCTCAAACCTTTAGCAGAAGCTTTGAGAACCGACATTTCCGCCGTGCGGCTGTGGGCTGCTAGCGCTTTAGCACAAATGGCAGAAATCGGTTATGAAGCAGTAGTCGGAGCCATGCCACCCCTGATTGAAGCTTTGGTGCAAGACCCCGTAGCAGCAGTCAGGAGCAATTGCGCTTGGTCGGTAGGTCAATTATGTCGCGAACTCCCTTCTAACGTCGTCTATGCTACGGCAGTCGATGCCTTAATCCAAGCTTTTGCTGAAGATGAAGATTTAGGCGTAAAAGAAGATGCTAGAGCCGCCATTCTCGGTGTCGGCGATCCGCGAGGACTGCAATTGATCGAGACATTGGAACAGGAAGGATGGTTTTAA
- a CDS encoding putative bifunctional diguanylate cyclase/phosphodiesterase: MSIMRFHLGWRANSEQSAVRWVWWLPVFCLVEAAVTIFGDRTWNWQNAIVGLLFFLVILAANKVINYIPWTFFRSQWWIERYRIKSDRPLRDFALLQFSILVLLVCGATAVGWCFRPFLGIKYIANSSVIFLLLLISLAFVSVAIACWTTLPQVAAIDAVRQQAESLFLKASERYDLVMQGANEGLWDWNLENHEIYFSQRWKAMLGYADDEIASTLDEWRDRIHPDDKAQFQLELSRHLDGTTSHFEREHRILHKDGTYRWVLSRGLAVRNEEGQAYRIAGSQTDITDRHRAEAQLSHDALHDRLTGLPNRILFQERLEHVLQLAKRHNIFSFAVLFVDLDRFKTINDSLGHLVGDRLLMGIAQRLKACIRSSDTLARLGGDEFAMLIEDVDDKGDIIHLVERIQQEFKLPFHLNGQEIYANASIGVLIETADYDCAEDLLRDADIAMYRAKERGRGCYEVFDITMRDRAVAMLHLETDLRKAIINQEFQLHYQPIVALHNNQITGFEALVRWQHPDNGLIPPIEFIGVAEETGLILPLGIWVLQEACTQMRAWHEEFPSDPPLSVSVNVSGKQFAQVDLVDKIRQILVETSFDPHCLKLEITESTIVEDLASAKAKLIQLQELGIQVSIDDFGTGYSSLSYLSRFPINFLKIDRSFIQDIDTSSERLEIIRAIVSLADSLKIDVVAEGVETASQLAQLCSLQPTSGQEHFAQGYLFSKPLNRDAAKSLIASGRDCYASK; encoded by the coding sequence ATGTCGATTATGAGATTTCATCTCGGATGGCGAGCGAATTCCGAGCAATCGGCAGTTCGCTGGGTGTGGTGGCTGCCAGTCTTTTGTCTAGTGGAAGCAGCCGTAACAATTTTTGGCGATCGAACTTGGAATTGGCAAAATGCGATCGTTGGTCTGCTATTTTTCCTAGTCATCTTGGCTGCGAATAAGGTAATAAATTACATTCCTTGGACGTTTTTTCGTTCTCAATGGTGGATCGAGCGCTATCGGATAAAAAGCGATCGCCCGTTACGAGATTTTGCCTTACTTCAGTTCAGTATTTTAGTTTTATTAGTCTGTGGTGCTACGGCAGTTGGTTGGTGTTTTCGACCATTCTTAGGTATTAAATATATTGCCAATAGCAGTGTAATTTTTCTACTTTTATTAATATCGTTAGCTTTTGTCAGCGTGGCGATCGCCTGTTGGACGACGTTACCGCAAGTTGCAGCAATTGATGCGGTGCGCCAACAAGCAGAAAGCCTATTTCTCAAAGCCTCAGAACGATACGATTTGGTCATGCAAGGGGCAAATGAAGGACTGTGGGACTGGAACCTCGAAAATCATGAAATTTACTTTTCTCAGCGCTGGAAAGCCATGCTAGGCTACGCAGATGATGAAATTGCTAGTACCTTAGATGAGTGGCGCGATCGGATTCATCCCGATGACAAAGCGCAATTTCAACTTGAGTTATCTCGGCATTTAGATGGTACGACTAGCCATTTTGAACGGGAACACCGGATTTTACATAAAGATGGAACGTATCGCTGGGTACTAAGTCGCGGTTTGGCAGTCAGGAACGAGGAAGGACAAGCTTACCGCATCGCTGGTTCTCAAACTGATATTACCGATCGCCATCGTGCCGAAGCTCAGTTAAGTCATGATGCCTTACACGATCGACTCACGGGCTTACCCAACAGAATTTTATTTCAAGAGCGCTTAGAACACGTCTTGCAATTGGCGAAACGTCACAACATTTTCTCCTTTGCAGTGCTATTCGTCGATCTCGATCGGTTTAAAACGATTAACGATAGCCTGGGACATTTGGTAGGCGATCGGCTATTGATGGGTATTGCCCAAAGACTCAAAGCATGTATCCGCAGCAGCGATACATTGGCACGATTAGGCGGAGATGAGTTTGCCATGCTGATTGAAGATGTGGACGACAAAGGTGACATTATTCACCTCGTCGAACGGATACAGCAAGAATTTAAGCTACCGTTCCACCTCAACGGACAAGAAATCTACGCTAATGCAAGTATCGGCGTGTTAATCGAGACGGCTGACTACGACTGTGCTGAAGACTTGCTACGAGATGCAGATATAGCCATGTATCGGGCAAAAGAACGGGGACGTGGGTGTTATGAGGTATTTGACATCACTATGCGCGATCGTGCTGTCGCCATGTTGCACCTAGAAACAGACTTGCGCAAGGCAATTATCAACCAAGAATTTCAACTCCACTACCAGCCAATCGTCGCACTACATAACAACCAAATTACCGGATTTGAAGCCTTAGTCCGCTGGCAGCATCCCGACAACGGCTTGATTCCGCCCATAGAATTTATCGGTGTTGCGGAAGAAACAGGACTGATTTTGCCATTAGGCATATGGGTGTTACAAGAAGCCTGCACTCAGATGCGTGCTTGGCACGAAGAATTTCCTTCCGATCCACCGCTATCAGTCAGTGTCAATGTTTCTGGTAAGCAATTTGCCCAAGTCGATTTAGTGGATAAAATTCGCCAAATTCTAGTAGAAACTAGTTTTGATCCGCATTGTTTAAAGCTCGAAATTACCGAAAGCACGATTGTCGAAGATTTAGCATCTGCTAAAGCCAAATTGATCCAGTTACAAGAGTTGGGCATTCAAGTTTCCATCGATGACTTTGGCACTGGTTATTCTTCTTTATCGTATTTAAGTCGCTTTCCGATCAATTTTTTGAAAATCGATCGCTCCTTCATTCAAGATATAGATACTAGCTCAGAGCGATTAGAAATTATTCGGGCGATCGTTTCCCTAGCCGATAGCTTGAAAATTGATGTCGTCGCCGAAGGAGTAGAAACCGCATCTCAACTCGCTCAACTCTGTTCCCTCCAACCTACATCTGGGCAAGAACACTTTGCTCAGGGCTACTTATTCTCCAAACCACTCAATCGCGATGCTGCCAAAAGTCTGATCGCCTCCGGTCGCGATTGTTATGCTTCTAAGTGA
- a CDS encoding NarK family nitrate/nitrite MFS transporter, with amino-acid sequence MAGIWSFSGRYRILHLTWLAFFLTFVVWFNFAPFAPTVKAELGLSEAQLRTIALCNVALTVPARIIVGMILDRFGPRITYSCLLVYAAIPCLAFAFAQNFSQLVYSRLALSIVGCGFVIGIRMVAEWFPPKEIGLAEGIYGGWGNFGSAGAAFTLPSIAAATAFLAGGQINWRLAIASTGIIAAIFGIIYFFNVQDTPPGKVYERPASSAGMEVTTKKDFWFLLLMNVPLVGILGVLAWRLNQVKFFNATTMYVIWFLLLCLYLFQSYNIWQANKQLMQGEKRYPPEDRYQFSQVASLELAYVACFGSELAVVSMLPTFFQRGFGLNATIAGAVAGIYAFMNLFARPGGGLISDKVNSRKWTLVVTLAGMGIGYLIFSSLGGNVPLPVVAVMTALASFFVMAAEGATYAIVPLIKRRVTGQIAGNVGAYGNVGAVAFLSIYSLLPNDPTGDRIFFQMLGVVGLIVTSLCAFFLKEPTGSHSTEDVPEAIATKVSVTK; translated from the coding sequence ATGGCTGGTATATGGTCATTCAGCGGACGCTATCGCATTCTACATTTAACATGGCTGGCATTTTTTCTCACGTTTGTCGTCTGGTTTAACTTTGCCCCTTTCGCGCCAACAGTCAAAGCAGAACTCGGTTTAAGCGAAGCCCAATTGAGAACGATCGCCCTTTGTAACGTCGCTTTAACAGTACCAGCACGAATTATTGTAGGGATGATATTAGATCGATTTGGACCTCGAATCACCTATTCTTGTTTGTTAGTATATGCAGCAATTCCGTGTTTAGCATTTGCCTTTGCCCAAAATTTCAGCCAATTGGTTTACAGCCGCTTAGCTTTGAGTATTGTCGGCTGTGGATTTGTCATTGGGATTCGCATGGTAGCTGAGTGGTTTCCTCCCAAAGAAATTGGCTTGGCAGAAGGAATTTATGGTGGCTGGGGGAACTTTGGTTCTGCGGGTGCTGCCTTCACTTTACCTTCCATTGCCGCAGCAACAGCTTTCCTTGCCGGAGGACAAATTAATTGGCGTTTGGCGATCGCTTCCACGGGAATTATTGCAGCAATCTTTGGCATCATCTATTTTTTTAACGTCCAAGATACACCACCAGGTAAAGTTTACGAACGTCCCGCTAGTAGTGCGGGAATGGAAGTCACTACCAAGAAAGACTTCTGGTTTTTATTACTAATGAACGTGCCTTTAGTCGGCATTTTGGGCGTACTTGCTTGGCGTTTAAATCAAGTTAAATTTTTCAACGCCACAACAATGTATGTCATTTGGTTTCTACTTCTGTGCCTGTATTTATTTCAGTCTTACAATATTTGGCAAGCAAATAAGCAGTTGATGCAGGGTGAAAAACGCTATCCCCCAGAAGATCGCTATCAATTTTCACAAGTTGCCAGTTTAGAGTTAGCTTACGTTGCTTGTTTTGGTTCGGAATTAGCTGTCGTTTCCATGTTGCCGACATTTTTTCAACGCGGCTTTGGCTTAAATGCAACCATAGCAGGGGCGGTTGCCGGAATATATGCATTTATGAATCTATTTGCCCGCCCTGGTGGGGGATTGATTTCTGATAAAGTGAACAGTCGTAAGTGGACGCTCGTTGTCACGCTGGCTGGGATGGGAATTGGCTATCTGATCTTTAGCAGTTTAGGCGGAAATGTCCCGTTACCAGTAGTAGCAGTTATGACAGCACTCGCTTCGTTCTTTGTTATGGCAGCAGAAGGTGCGACTTATGCAATCGTACCTTTAATAAAGCGTCGCGTCACCGGACAAATTGCTGGCAACGTGGGAGCTTATGGTAACGTTGGTGCAGTTGCTTTTCTCTCGATTTATAGTCTCTTGCCTAACGATCCAACAGGCGATCGCATTTTCTTCCAGATGTTAGGAGTGGTGGGTTTAATCGTGACTAGTTTGTGTGCTTTTTTCCTTAAAGAACCAACAGGTTCTCATAGTACGGAAGATGTTCCAGAAGCGATCGCCACCAAAGTATCGGTAACAAAGTAG
- a CDS encoding tetratricopeptide repeat protein, producing MSKLTLFGINLLLLAGLTAIAPAPTTAKTTIAQKSPKAALPSSPVKKRKLLEKLLQEGQRLMDTGKLPAAIAKYQQAAKISPKNARIYSTMGYIQALQKNYSAAVVSYRRAIAVAPNHADFHYALGYCLGQLRDNAGAAAAYRRTIELDRNNLNAYLGLGVISFRLRDYDGAAEAYQQVLNRDSNNAYANELMGLLLLEQGEYDAAGAALQKAVTQAPNNPKLLQALAKVWIAQGNTPAALMTFRQIAHLEPQDARVYLQIGDLLKQQNDLNGALAAYRQALSIKPNLPVAQKAIREILMTLPASNRGTEPQL from the coding sequence GTGTCAAAACTAACTTTATTCGGAATTAATTTATTGTTACTAGCTGGATTGACTGCCATTGCTCCAGCGCCGACTACGGCAAAAACAACCATCGCCCAAAAAAGCCCAAAAGCTGCCCTTCCCAGCAGCCCTGTCAAAAAACGCAAACTGCTGGAGAAGTTGTTGCAAGAAGGGCAAAGATTGATGGATACAGGCAAACTACCAGCCGCGATCGCTAAATATCAACAAGCGGCTAAAATATCTCCCAAAAATGCTCGCATCTACTCTACTATGGGTTACATTCAAGCATTACAAAAAAACTATTCTGCTGCTGTTGTCTCCTATCGTCGCGCGATCGCGGTTGCTCCCAATCATGCCGATTTTCATTATGCTTTAGGCTATTGTTTAGGGCAATTGCGGGATAATGCTGGAGCCGCAGCTGCTTACCGTCGCACGATCGAACTCGATCGCAATAACTTAAATGCCTATTTAGGATTAGGTGTGATTTCCTTCCGTCTGCGAGACTACGACGGTGCAGCCGAAGCATATCAACAAGTTTTAAACCGTGACTCTAATAATGCCTATGCGAACGAGTTAATGGGTTTGCTACTGCTAGAACAAGGAGAATATGATGCAGCGGGCGCTGCACTGCAAAAAGCAGTAACGCAAGCACCTAATAACCCAAAACTGCTGCAAGCTCTTGCCAAGGTCTGGATTGCTCAAGGCAATACACCAGCAGCGCTCATGACTTTCAGACAGATTGCTCACCTTGAACCTCAAGACGCTAGAGTCTATTTGCAGATTGGCGATTTACTCAAGCAGCAAAACGACTTGAATGGCGCTCTTGCAGCCTACCGACAAGCCTTGTCGATCAAACCAAATTTACCAGTAGCGCAAAAGGCAATTCGAGAAATCCTCATGACTTTACCAGCTAGCAATCGTGGTACGGAGCCGCAGCTTTGA